From a region of the Prevotella melaninogenica genome:
- a CDS encoding Outer membrane protein SusF domain-containing protein, translated as MKKLLIMASAALLLASCGSDEYEAWSAPQSNSAETASTVTFTVSQAAAINFNTETADSVQLFVPKVVSTDSVVSQTLTAVLSYNSKTATLNASKGGKVKSTELVSAVESLYGKNGDQHQVPVTVTDKVKLLRGEGFSLSQSVTANVTCVAPAFTQYLYMSGDANGWSFSNPLYSAAADGKYTGFMYLNQNGFKFATKQDWNGTDYGTGLVEKGSNIVLTEPAGFYKVDVDLTSQALTYTAINRVGIIGSATPNGWNSDQAMTYNATEKCWEIKGITLTAGEMKFRANNDWVLDWGGSLTDITLKGGNINVAAGKYNIKLYLLCDTKSHCTMELVP; from the coding sequence ATGAAGAAATTATTAATCATGGCAAGTGCCGCATTGCTCCTTGCTTCTTGCGGTAGCGATGAATATGAAGCATGGTCTGCTCCACAGAGTAACAGCGCAGAGACTGCCAGTACAGTTACGTTTACTGTAAGTCAAGCAGCTGCCATCAACTTCAATACAGAGACAGCAGACTCTGTTCAGCTGTTTGTTCCAAAGGTTGTTTCAACGGATTCTGTCGTTTCTCAGACCTTGACAGCTGTACTTTCTTATAACAGCAAGACCGCAACCCTTAACGCAAGTAAGGGCGGTAAGGTTAAGAGTACAGAGCTTGTTTCTGCCGTAGAGAGCCTCTATGGTAAGAATGGCGATCAGCATCAGGTGCCTGTTACAGTGACAGATAAAGTAAAGTTGCTCCGTGGTGAGGGTTTCAGCCTTTCACAGAGTGTGACTGCAAACGTTACTTGTGTTGCACCAGCCTTCACTCAGTATCTTTATATGTCAGGCGATGCTAACGGCTGGTCTTTCAGCAATCCGCTTTATAGCGCAGCTGCTGATGGTAAGTACACAGGCTTTATGTATCTCAATCAGAATGGCTTTAAGTTTGCAACTAAGCAGGACTGGAATGGTACTGACTATGGTACTGGTCTCGTAGAGAAGGGTAGTAATATTGTATTGACTGAACCAGCAGGCTTCTATAAGGTTGATGTTGACCTCACGTCACAGGCACTAACCTACACAGCTATCAATCGCGTTGGTATTATTGGCTCTGCAACTCCAAACGGATGGAACAGCGATCAGGCAATGACCTACAATGCTACTGAGAAGTGTTGGGAGATTAAGGGCATCACACTGACTGCAGGTGAGATGAAGTTCCGTGCTAACAATGATTGGGTATTAGACTGGGGTGGCTCATTGACTGATATTACTCTCAAGGGGGGTAACATCAATGTTGCAGCTGGTAAGTATAATATCAAGCTCTATCTCTTGTGTGATACGAAGTCACACTGTACAATGGAACTTGTTCCTTAA
- a CDS encoding SusE domain-containing protein — protein sequence MKSIIKSSLLLCAGVALFSACDKDLDNNPVLQSPKTFVLNTPAYAAQTIDLKVAESLKFTWSQPEYGFPVAAEYGMQFSTTNTWTKSVDAVVDMDAERGNYAAVGSPTGTASTSVPAADLATAIQKMERYEETTVPATQEIYARVYSLVNGDTIYSNPVKMSVAPYYVELSDAPVETWYLVGGSFGDGSWGNSQVVPLLPMEGQEYDKKTGKGVISWTGYLSTAGFKLKKNPENWDAGQVGQGSSFGDFVYNDGGSSDIKVPTAGYYTITFDTKNTKLKIEKYTGAAPTVYNSMALPGKHDSWNAAGTAMTAQTTVVENHDWKTTVTFNEKSTGADGEGCKFAANGTWDVNWGSEAFPYGVATKGGKNVRNGKGTYIVYFNDITGQYSFVKQ from the coding sequence ATGAAATCAATAATTAAGTCATCGTTGCTGTTGTGTGCAGGTGTGGCACTGTTCTCTGCCTGCGACAAGGACTTGGACAACAATCCAGTTCTTCAGTCACCAAAGACATTCGTTCTGAACACACCAGCTTACGCTGCACAAACAATAGATTTAAAGGTTGCTGAGAGCCTGAAGTTCACATGGTCGCAGCCTGAATATGGTTTCCCTGTAGCTGCTGAATATGGTATGCAGTTCTCAACTACCAACACTTGGACAAAGTCTGTGGATGCTGTAGTTGATATGGATGCTGAACGTGGTAACTATGCTGCTGTTGGTTCGCCAACAGGTACAGCTTCTACCTCTGTTCCTGCAGCCGACCTTGCAACGGCTATTCAGAAGATGGAACGCTATGAGGAGACTACTGTCCCTGCAACACAGGAAATCTATGCACGTGTTTACTCATTAGTAAATGGTGATACAATCTACTCTAACCCTGTAAAGATGAGTGTTGCTCCTTATTATGTTGAGCTTTCTGACGCTCCTGTTGAGACTTGGTATCTCGTCGGTGGTTCGTTCGGTGATGGCTCTTGGGGTAATAGTCAGGTGGTTCCTTTGTTGCCAATGGAAGGTCAGGAGTATGATAAGAAGACTGGTAAGGGCGTAATTTCTTGGACTGGTTATCTGTCAACAGCAGGCTTTAAACTGAAGAAGAACCCAGAGAATTGGGATGCTGGTCAGGTTGGTCAGGGTTCAAGCTTTGGTGATTTCGTTTATAATGATGGTGGTTCTTCAGATATTAAAGTACCAACAGCTGGTTATTATACCATTACTTTTGATACCAAGAATACGAAGCTGAAGATAGAGAAGTACACGGGTGCTGCACCAACTGTTTATAATTCTATGGCTCTTCCTGGTAAGCATGACAGCTGGAATGCTGCTGGAACAGCAATGACTGCACAGACAACTGTTGTAGAAAACCATGATTGGAAGACTACTGTAACCTTCAATGAGAAGTCTACTGGTGCTGATGGCGAGGGTTGTAAGTTCGCTGCTAATGGTACTTGGGATGTAAACTGGGGCTCTGAAGCATTCCCATATGGTGTTGCAACTAAGGGTGGCAAGAACGTTCGCAATGGTAAGGGTACTTACATTGTTTACTTCAACGACATCACTGGTCAGTACTCTTTCGTAAAGCAGTAA
- a CDS encoding RagB/SusD family nutrient uptake outer membrane protein: MNTKFKYIFSTAALLLSVGFTSCTGDLDVKPIDPNLNTKENTSPESAFNKCYAHIAMAGNGGANGDSDVDGIDGGTSGYVRQLFNSQELTTDEAICAWGDEGIANMNFNSYDASHPMLKGFYYRLYAGITYCNQYLADFGDYNATMSAEVRFIRALNYYYLLDGWGNVPFTTAISSAKPARIQRADLYKWLIDELKNEVEPNLNDASPKTSATTGYGRVDKAAAWMLLARLYMNAEVYTGTADWANAKLYAKKVIDSPYKLYTTKKGQWSAYQQLFMGDNGENGASVEAIFPILQDGLKTTSYGTTLYLMAGSNDNSEHIKSATVAGNNTTGGWAGNRMRTDLVLKFFPNNDAPNVAAYAMPAAADDDRALFDGEGRNVSNGDDEKSVKKFTNGFSVCKFNNFKTDGSAGHNSLFPDADFFLMRAAEAYLMYAEADARQNNGTTTAQGTAYINALRTRANATTQTAYSLRQICDEWSREFYFEGLRRTTLIRFGYFGGNVNYNWSWKGGVKSGRNFDSHLNLFPIPTSDMVANSNLIQNTGY; the protein is encoded by the coding sequence ATGAATACTAAATTCAAATATATATTCTCTACAGCAGCACTTTTGCTGTCAGTAGGGTTCACCTCTTGTACAGGCGATTTGGATGTAAAACCAATTGATCCAAACCTTAATACAAAGGAAAATACGTCGCCAGAAAGCGCATTCAATAAGTGCTATGCTCATATTGCTATGGCTGGTAACGGTGGAGCTAATGGTGACAGCGATGTTGACGGTATTGATGGTGGAACCAGTGGTTACGTACGTCAGCTGTTCAATTCACAGGAGTTAACCACCGATGAGGCTATCTGCGCATGGGGTGATGAGGGTATTGCTAACATGAACTTCAATAGTTATGACGCTTCACATCCAATGTTGAAGGGTTTTTACTATCGTCTTTATGCGGGTATCACCTATTGCAATCAGTATCTTGCAGACTTCGGTGACTACAACGCAACGATGTCAGCAGAGGTTCGTTTCATCCGTGCTTTGAATTATTACTATCTCTTGGACGGATGGGGTAATGTTCCTTTCACAACAGCAATATCTTCTGCTAAGCCAGCTCGTATCCAGCGTGCAGACCTTTACAAGTGGCTTATTGATGAGTTGAAGAATGAGGTTGAGCCTAATTTGAACGATGCAAGTCCTAAGACTTCAGCCACTACTGGTTATGGTCGTGTTGACAAAGCGGCTGCTTGGATGCTCTTGGCTCGTCTTTATATGAATGCTGAGGTTTATACAGGTACTGCTGATTGGGCTAATGCTAAGTTATATGCAAAGAAGGTTATCGACTCTCCTTATAAGCTCTATACCACCAAGAAGGGTCAGTGGAGTGCTTATCAGCAACTCTTCATGGGCGATAATGGTGAGAATGGTGCTTCTGTTGAGGCTATCTTCCCAATCCTTCAGGATGGTTTGAAGACTACTTCATACGGTACAACCCTCTACCTTATGGCTGGTTCTAACGATAACAGCGAGCATATCAAGAGTGCTACTGTTGCTGGTAACAACACAACTGGCGGTTGGGCTGGTAACCGTATGCGTACAGACCTCGTACTGAAGTTCTTCCCCAATAACGATGCTCCTAATGTTGCTGCATATGCTATGCCAGCAGCTGCAGATGACGATCGTGCCCTCTTCGATGGTGAAGGTCGTAATGTAAGCAATGGTGACGATGAGAAGAGTGTAAAGAAATTTACCAATGGATTCTCTGTTTGTAAGTTTAATAACTTCAAGACGGACGGCAGTGCAGGTCATAACTCACTCTTCCCAGATGCCGATTTCTTCCTCATGCGTGCTGCTGAGGCTTACTTAATGTATGCAGAGGCTGATGCACGTCAGAATAATGGAACAACAACAGCACAGGGTACTGCTTATATCAATGCGCTCCGTACTCGTGCTAATGCTACTACTCAGACCGCTTATTCACTCCGTCAGATCTGTGACGAGTGGAGCCGTGAGTTCTACTTCGAAGGCTTGCGTCGTACAACACTTATCCGTTTTGGCTACTTTGGTGGTAATGTTAATTACAACTGGAGTTGGAAGGGTGGTGTGAAGAGCGGCCGTAACTTCGACTCTCACCTCAATCTTTTCCCAATTCCGACAAGTGATATGGTTGCTAATAGCAACTTGATTCAGAATACTGGGTATTAA
- a CDS encoding SusC/RagA family TonB-linked outer membrane protein: MKQVKCKFPVRILTLLLGLFLSVSAFAQSTITGQVKDATGEPVIGASVLINGTSNGTVTDLDGNFSVSVQPGATLTISYIGFQKQQVAATNGMVITLQEDQAQQMNEVVVIGYGAVKKSDLTGSVTALKPDSKNKGLVVNAQDMLAGKVAGVSVTSDGGTPGGGANIRIRGGSSLNASNNPLIVIDGVAMDQTGIKGVSNPLSLVNPQDIESFNVLKDASATAIYGSRGSNGVIIITTKKGRRGLQVSYNGSFTVSRNSKNLDVLSADEYRSLIAKKFGTDLYTLDSNGNKVPTAYSRLGSANTNWQNEIFRTALSHDHNVAVSGQVGDWLPYRVSAGYTNQQGIIKTSNFERFTGALTLSPSFLNDHLKVTLNAKGMWTKNRYADGEAIKAARQFDPTQPVYASGYDNFGGYYQWLDDGTALNDSSWPKTYYSLATKNPVSILNLKNDRAISRDFLGSADVDYKVHGFEDLRFHVTAGVDVAKGRQVTDVDPASPQAIYYGSYGWESQLKRNMQLSAYAQYYHDFNDKAKNHFDIMAGYEWAHFWHNTNNAYWSYYPTTNGDATLAGKQRNYAPYYYATENYLVSFFGRANWSLMDGRYMVTATVRNDGSSRFKEHWATFPSFAFAWRINEENLFKQIDWLSDLKLRLSWGMTGQQEGIGDYNYFAIYEMNKGNESTYPISGDGSLARPKGYDPDLKWETTISYNVGLDWGILKQRLTGSVDWYYRKTTDLLNSATVPAGANFRNQVMSNIGSMYNMGVETSLHWLAVNAKDFNWTMDYNFTYNYNKITNLNGGSDPNYFVPTGGISAGTGGNIQAQHVGNAVNSFHVFQQAYDKNGKPLEGVVVDRNSDGKITDADKYYYKAPAAPVTMGFASRFEYRNWDLGFALRASLGNYVYNDAFASTSNMSNSEIFVKSKFLVNRPTDVVADNWLSTETTSTQTDYWVQNASFLKMDNITLGYSFANLLKQGSWNGITGRIYGTVNNVFCLTKYKGLDPEVFNGIDNNLYPRPISFILGLNLNF; encoded by the coding sequence ATGAAGCAGGTAAAATGCAAATTTCCTGTTAGGATATTGACTCTATTGTTGGGTCTATTCCTTTCAGTCAGTGCCTTTGCGCAGTCTACGATTACTGGACAGGTGAAGGATGCTACTGGTGAGCCAGTCATTGGTGCTTCTGTCCTTATCAATGGGACATCGAATGGTACAGTGACCGACCTTGATGGTAACTTCTCTGTCAGCGTACAGCCGGGTGCTACTTTGACAATCTCTTACATTGGTTTCCAGAAACAACAGGTAGCTGCAACCAATGGTATGGTAATTACACTTCAGGAAGACCAAGCACAGCAGATGAATGAAGTTGTTGTTATTGGTTACGGTGCTGTTAAGAAGAGTGACCTTACGGGCTCTGTAACAGCCTTGAAACCTGATAGCAAGAATAAGGGTCTTGTTGTTAATGCACAGGACATGCTTGCTGGTAAGGTTGCCGGTGTGAGTGTAACGAGCGATGGTGGTACTCCTGGTGGCGGTGCTAACATTCGTATTCGTGGTGGTTCTTCTTTGAACGCATCTAACAATCCATTAATTGTGATTGATGGTGTGGCTATGGACCAGACAGGTATTAAGGGTGTAAGCAATCCTTTGTCACTTGTAAACCCACAGGATATTGAGTCTTTCAACGTTTTGAAGGATGCTTCTGCTACTGCAATCTATGGTTCTCGTGGTTCAAATGGTGTTATCATCATTACAACAAAGAAAGGACGTCGTGGCTTACAGGTTTCTTATAATGGTAGCTTTACTGTTAGTAGAAATTCAAAGAATCTTGATGTGTTGTCTGCTGATGAGTATCGTAGCCTTATTGCAAAGAAGTTTGGAACTGATCTCTATACACTCGACTCAAATGGTAATAAGGTTCCAACAGCTTATTCACGTCTTGGTAGTGCTAATACTAACTGGCAGAACGAAATCTTCCGTACAGCGCTTAGCCATGACCACAACGTAGCTGTTTCTGGTCAGGTTGGTGACTGGTTGCCTTATCGTGTTAGTGCAGGCTACACAAACCAGCAGGGTATCATCAAGACTTCTAACTTTGAGCGTTTCACTGGAGCGTTAACATTGAGCCCTTCTTTCTTGAATGACCATTTGAAGGTTACGTTGAATGCTAAGGGAATGTGGACAAAGAATCGTTATGCAGATGGTGAGGCTATCAAGGCTGCACGTCAGTTTGACCCAACACAGCCAGTCTATGCGTCTGGTTATGATAACTTCGGTGGCTACTATCAGTGGCTTGATGATGGTACAGCACTCAATGATAGTAGTTGGCCAAAGACCTATTATTCATTGGCAACAAAGAACCCTGTGTCTATTCTTAACCTAAAGAACGACCGTGCTATCAGCCGTGACTTCCTTGGAAGTGCCGATGTTGATTATAAGGTTCATGGCTTTGAAGACCTCCGTTTCCACGTTACTGCAGGTGTAGATGTTGCTAAGGGACGTCAGGTAACAGATGTTGACCCAGCCTCTCCACAGGCAATCTATTATGGTTCTTACGGTTGGGAATCACAGTTGAAACGTAATATGCAGCTCTCTGCTTATGCTCAGTACTACCACGATTTCAATGATAAAGCAAAGAATCACTTCGATATCATGGCTGGTTATGAGTGGGCACACTTCTGGCATAATACCAATAACGCTTATTGGAGTTACTATCCAACTACAAACGGTGATGCAACTCTTGCAGGTAAACAACGTAATTATGCACCTTATTACTATGCGACAGAGAACTACCTTGTATCCTTCTTCGGTCGTGCAAACTGGTCTTTGATGGATGGTCGTTATATGGTTACAGCAACCGTACGTAATGATGGTTCTTCACGTTTCAAGGAGCATTGGGCAACGTTCCCATCATTCGCTTTCGCATGGCGTATCAATGAAGAGAACCTTTTCAAGCAGATTGATTGGTTGTCAGACTTGAAACTTCGTCTCAGCTGGGGTATGACTGGTCAGCAGGAAGGTATCGGCGACTATAATTACTTCGCTATATACGAAATGAATAAAGGTAATGAATCTACCTATCCTATCTCTGGTGATGGTTCTTTGGCTCGTCCAAAGGGATACGATCCAGACTTGAAGTGGGAGACAACTATCTCTTATAACGTAGGACTTGATTGGGGTATTCTCAAGCAGCGCCTCACAGGTAGCGTTGATTGGTACTACCGTAAGACCACCGACTTGCTCAATAGTGCAACCGTACCAGCAGGTGCTAACTTCCGTAATCAAGTAATGAGCAACATTGGTTCTATGTATAATATGGGTGTTGAAACAAGTCTCCACTGGTTGGCAGTGAACGCTAAGGACTTTAACTGGACAATGGATTACAACTTCACCTATAACTATAATAAGATTACGAACCTTAATGGTGGTAGCGATCCAAACTATTTCGTACCAACAGGAGGTATCTCTGCTGGTACTGGTGGTAACATCCAGGCACAGCATGTAGGTAATGCTGTTAACTCTTTCCACGTATTCCAGCAGGCATATGATAAGAATGGCAAGCCGTTGGAGGGTGTAGTTGTCGACCGCAACAGCGATGGTAAGATTACTGATGCAGATAAGTACTACTACAAGGCACCTGCAGCACCAGTAACGATGGGCTTTGCTTCTCGTTTCGAGTATCGCAACTGGGACCTTGGTTTCGCACTCCGTGCAAGTCTTGGCAACTATGTTTACAATGATGCTTTTGCAAGTACTTCTAATATGTCTAACTCAGAAATATTTGTAAAGAGCAAGTTCCTCGTGAACCGTCCTACAGATGTAGTAGCAGACAACTGGTTATCAACCGAGACTACATCTACTCAGACAGACTATTGGGTACAGAATGCTTCTTTCTTAAAGATGGATAACATAACCTTGGGTTATAGCTTCGCTAATCTTCTCAAGCAGGGCTCATGGAATGGTATTACTGGTCGTATTTATGGAACTGTGAATAACGTGTTCTGCCTTACTAAGTATAAAGGTCTCGACCCAGAGGTGTTCAATGGTATTGACAACAATCTCTATCCACGTCCAATCTCATTCATCTTGGGTTTGAACCTGAATTTCTAA
- a CDS encoding LacI family DNA-binding transcriptional regulator: MSDSTNITMKDIARDLGVSVATVSRALKDSPRISAEKREAIKKYAQEHNFYPNILAESLRKSKVQPIKIIGVIIPQLDHFYFSSILSGIEEEASSRGYRIMVAQSRENYEDEVKICRVFSESKVCGIIVSQAKNTTKYNHFQTLIDKGVPLVFYDRISTGVNASRVVVDDYMGAFSAVTHLINTGCKRIAYYGTSLTMQIAKNRYNGYLDALLKNGMHPNEQLIKNCDNRADAELITPNVMRLPEPPDAFFAVNDDTAIGILYSCKRLGFRVPEDVSICGFTNGQRAIACDPMLTTVEQRGVRVGEEAASVLIDQVEGKLPKNRVEKRVVRTRLIIRGTTR; this comes from the coding sequence ATGAGTGACTCAACCAACATAACGATGAAGGATATAGCCCGAGACCTTGGTGTTTCGGTCGCTACCGTCTCTCGTGCGCTCAAAGATAGCCCTCGTATCTCTGCTGAAAAACGTGAGGCAATAAAGAAGTATGCACAAGAACATAACTTCTACCCAAACATCCTTGCAGAGAGTCTGCGCAAAAGTAAGGTACAACCGATTAAGATTATCGGTGTAATCATTCCGCAACTTGACCATTTCTACTTCTCATCTATCCTTTCTGGCATCGAAGAAGAAGCTTCTTCACGTGGCTATCGAATTATGGTTGCACAGAGCCGAGAGAACTATGAGGACGAAGTAAAAATCTGTCGAGTATTTTCGGAGAGTAAGGTTTGTGGCATCATCGTTTCTCAAGCGAAGAATACAACCAAATACAACCATTTCCAAACACTCATAGACAAGGGTGTACCTTTGGTTTTCTACGATCGTATCAGTACGGGTGTAAATGCCAGTCGAGTGGTTGTTGATGACTATATGGGTGCCTTTTCTGCCGTTACACATCTTATAAATACAGGTTGCAAGCGTATTGCTTATTATGGTACTTCGCTAACCATGCAAATCGCAAAGAACCGTTATAATGGATATCTTGATGCCTTACTGAAGAATGGCATGCATCCTAACGAGCAACTGATTAAGAATTGCGACAACAGGGCAGACGCTGAGCTTATCACTCCAAACGTGATGCGACTTCCTGAACCACCAGATGCCTTCTTTGCTGTCAATGATGACACAGCTATCGGTATCCTCTACTCCTGCAAACGCTTAGGTTTCCGTGTTCCAGAAGACGTCTCTATCTGTGGTTTCACTAACGGACAACGTGCCATTGCTTGCGACCCAATGCTGACAACAGTTGAACAAAGAGGAGTCCGCGTGGGTGAAGAGGCTGCAAGTGTTCTCATCGATCAAGTGGAAGGAAAACTTCCTAAGAATCGAGTAGAGAAACGTGTGGTGAGGACAAGGCTGATAATCAGAGGAACAACGAGGTGA
- a CDS encoding SLC45 family MFS transporter has protein sequence MKQKPNLSFWQLWNLSFGFFGVQIAYALQSANISRIFATLGADPHNLSYFWILPPLMGIVVQPIVGTLSDMTWTRFGRRIPYLFVGAAMSVLVMCLLPNAGSLGMAVSTAMVFGLVSLMFLDTSINMAMQPFKMLVGDMVNEKQKTLAYSIQSFLCNAGSIAGYVFPFFFTFLGISNQAPSGVVPDSVVYSFYIGAAILILCVIYTTAKVKEMPPKEYAEYHSIEKKDDTSKSNVFTLLKVAPPTFWKVGLVQFFCWFAFMYMWTYTNGTVAANCWGVDMLAHDATMTKGYQEAGNWVGILFAIQAIGSVAWAMVLPQFKNTKLAYSFSLILGAAGFVLAAFIHNQYVMFIPFILIGCAWAAILAMPFTLVTNALEGYGHLGTYLGLFNGTICIPQIIAAAIGGVLLQLVGSVQSNMMIVAGVSLFLGAMSVGIIKVRRPAEQG, from the coding sequence ATGAAACAAAAACCTAACTTAAGCTTCTGGCAACTGTGGAATCTCAGCTTTGGATTCTTTGGAGTGCAGATTGCGTACGCGCTGCAGAGTGCCAACATCTCACGCATCTTCGCAACATTAGGTGCTGACCCTCACAATCTTAGTTACTTCTGGATACTCCCTCCATTGATGGGTATTGTCGTACAACCAATTGTAGGAACACTCTCTGACATGACGTGGACACGCTTCGGACGTCGCATCCCTTACCTCTTCGTGGGTGCTGCCATGTCTGTTCTCGTGATGTGCCTACTTCCGAATGCGGGTTCTTTAGGTATGGCTGTCTCAACAGCTATGGTATTTGGACTTGTCTCATTGATGTTCCTCGACACAAGTATCAATATGGCCATGCAACCCTTTAAGATGTTAGTGGGCGATATGGTCAACGAGAAACAGAAGACACTCGCCTACTCTATTCAGAGTTTCCTCTGCAATGCTGGATCTATCGCAGGCTACGTCTTCCCATTCTTCTTCACCTTCTTAGGTATCTCTAACCAAGCTCCATCGGGTGTTGTTCCAGACTCAGTGGTCTATTCTTTCTATATCGGTGCAGCCATCCTCATCCTTTGCGTTATCTATACCACAGCCAAGGTAAAGGAGATGCCACCAAAGGAATATGCCGAATACCATTCGATAGAGAAGAAAGATGATACATCAAAGTCTAATGTCTTCACCTTATTAAAGGTTGCACCACCTACCTTCTGGAAAGTTGGTTTGGTACAATTCTTCTGCTGGTTTGCCTTTATGTATATGTGGACTTACACCAATGGAACCGTAGCAGCTAACTGTTGGGGCGTAGACATGCTTGCACATGATGCAACAATGACAAAGGGTTATCAGGAAGCAGGCAACTGGGTAGGTATCCTCTTTGCCATTCAGGCAATTGGTTCAGTAGCTTGGGCAATGGTTCTTCCACAGTTCAAGAACACCAAACTCGCATACTCTTTCTCGCTTATCTTAGGTGCAGCAGGCTTTGTCCTCGCAGCCTTCATCCACAATCAATATGTAATGTTCATCCCATTCATCCTCATCGGATGTGCTTGGGCAGCTATATTGGCAATGCCATTTACCTTGGTGACAAATGCGCTTGAGGGCTATGGTCACTTGGGAACTTATCTCGGATTGTTCAACGGTACCATCTGTATTCCACAAATTATCGCTGCGGCTATTGGCGGAGTACTTCTTCAGTTGGTTGGTTCCGTACAAAGTAATATGATGATTGTAGCAGGCGTTTCCCTCTTCCTCGGTGCAATGTCCGTTGGAATTATAAAGGTACGCCGTCCTGCAGAACAAGGGTAA